A single region of the Plantactinospora soyae genome encodes:
- a CDS encoding BTAD domain-containing putative transcriptional regulator, producing the protein MRLGILGTTEVRLNDGTSAPIGGPRLRGLLALLALNAGHVVTTERLIDGLYGEDPPQGAANALQAQVSRLRRVLRSAGPGELIEFHPAGYRLAIDAERVDAARFERLMAEGQRMLTVGDHERAASRLREAIELWRGPALADALDAPFAQPQATRLEELRVAAVEDRVEAELALGRNAVVVALLPEVVAAHPLRERPRGQLMRALHGAGRQAEALAVYQDIRVRLADELGADPSPDLVAAHLAVLRSEPAPATVPVGLAAGRTAPPAQLTSFVGRADDLVAIGTLLRTERLVTLAGPGGTGKTRLAIEVCRQLDCDSCYVDLATLNDGTEVPQALVSALGLRESGLLPPAGDNVNLIPQLVLALADQRLLLLFDNCEHVIDAVARLVHQLLAACAELRVLATSRESLGITGEALYQVPQLGLAPPGTPPAELPRYPAIRLFANRAAAVRPDFAVDDTNGDAVARICTALDGLPLAIELAAARLRALTVAEIETRLDDRLRLLSRGSRTAAPRHQTLRAVVGWSWDLLDPAERTLARRLTVFAGGTTLESAARVCGLPEDDVDELLVGLVDKSLLEHDNGRYRMLDTVRAFGVERLVEAGEEDRLRRAHADYFLELTRTAAPYLRDARQIEWLTRLVPEHRNIHAALHWAVTADSVLALRLVAAATWYWWLRGLRADGAALAAKLLDTLGPQPPADLDEEYVLCVAKAAVALGSALPAALDRAESVMAAIERPLRQPATMVVWAVVGGPARTRRTAHEEQIRTDPWSQAVAHLGQGYQCQFRGDLAGAERELTAGLAGFRALGDRWGIANVLDALAQLANWRGDWPTFHAYINEAIEFTGQLAAVEEMADLLFRRAEGLVRSGDLTAGQADYERAAEFVRRAGARDKLATAHHGFGEIARLRGDLAEARRHYQIALDECGTGWYGDRIERVKIHLGLARIAEAVGRTAEAEHHLHEALDSALTHSNIPVVAEAVEVAAGIALLHGDGGRAALLLGASVALRGTDSPRTADFIGLSESARNLVGVQAHAAAFARGSALSRDAAVSLVSRPPADAPSLQI; encoded by the coding sequence ACAGAGCGGCTCATCGACGGCCTGTACGGCGAGGATCCGCCGCAGGGTGCGGCGAACGCGCTACAGGCGCAGGTGTCGCGGCTGCGGCGGGTGTTACGGTCGGCCGGTCCGGGCGAGCTGATCGAGTTCCACCCGGCCGGGTACCGGCTCGCGATCGACGCCGAGCGGGTGGATGCGGCGAGGTTCGAGCGGTTGATGGCCGAGGGCCAACGAATGTTGACCGTCGGTGACCACGAGCGAGCGGCTTCCCGTCTCCGGGAGGCGATCGAGCTCTGGCGGGGCCCCGCGCTCGCCGACGCGTTGGATGCGCCGTTCGCGCAGCCGCAGGCCACCCGCCTGGAGGAGCTGCGCGTGGCCGCCGTCGAGGACCGCGTCGAGGCAGAGCTGGCGTTGGGTCGCAATGCTGTCGTCGTGGCACTCCTACCGGAAGTGGTGGCCGCGCACCCCCTGCGCGAGCGGCCGCGAGGCCAGCTGATGCGGGCGCTGCACGGTGCGGGTCGGCAGGCCGAGGCGCTGGCCGTCTATCAGGACATTCGGGTCAGGCTCGCGGACGAACTCGGCGCGGATCCCTCGCCGGATCTGGTCGCGGCGCACCTGGCGGTGCTCCGCAGCGAGCCCGCACCCGCCACCGTGCCGGTCGGGCTCGCCGCCGGGCGGACGGCGCCACCCGCGCAGCTGACCAGCTTCGTCGGTCGGGCGGACGACCTCGTCGCGATCGGTACGCTGCTGCGGACCGAACGCCTGGTCACGCTGGCCGGCCCGGGCGGCACCGGGAAGACCCGCCTGGCGATCGAAGTGTGCCGACAGCTGGACTGCGACTCCTGTTACGTCGACCTGGCCACGCTCAACGACGGCACAGAGGTGCCGCAGGCACTCGTCAGCGCGCTCGGCCTACGCGAGTCGGGGCTGCTCCCGCCGGCCGGGGACAACGTCAACCTGATCCCGCAGCTGGTCTTGGCGCTCGCCGACCAGCGACTGCTGCTGCTGTTCGACAACTGCGAGCACGTGATCGACGCGGTCGCCCGGCTCGTGCATCAACTGCTCGCCGCCTGCGCCGAGCTGCGGGTGCTGGCCACCAGCCGCGAGTCGCTCGGCATCACCGGCGAGGCGCTGTATCAGGTGCCGCAGCTGGGCCTGGCACCGCCGGGTACCCCGCCGGCCGAGCTGCCGCGTTATCCGGCGATCCGACTCTTCGCCAACCGCGCCGCCGCCGTACGGCCGGACTTCGCCGTCGACGACACCAACGGTGACGCCGTGGCACGCATCTGCACGGCGCTCGACGGGTTGCCGCTGGCGATCGAACTGGCCGCGGCGCGACTCCGCGCGCTCACCGTGGCGGAGATCGAGACGCGGCTGGACGATCGGCTGCGGCTACTCTCGCGCGGTAGCCGGACGGCCGCGCCCCGCCACCAGACTCTTCGGGCGGTCGTCGGGTGGAGCTGGGACCTGCTCGATCCGGCCGAGCGTACGCTCGCGCGACGGCTGACCGTCTTCGCCGGTGGCACGACGCTGGAATCGGCAGCGCGGGTGTGTGGGCTGCCGGAAGACGACGTGGACGAGTTACTCGTCGGCCTGGTGGACAAGTCGTTGCTGGAGCACGACAACGGGCGGTACCGGATGCTCGACACAGTTCGGGCCTTCGGCGTCGAACGGCTCGTCGAGGCTGGTGAGGAGGACAGGCTGCGTCGGGCGCACGCGGATTACTTCCTCGAACTGACCCGGACGGCCGCACCGTACCTGCGCGACGCGCGGCAGATCGAGTGGCTGACCCGGCTGGTGCCCGAGCACCGCAACATCCACGCCGCGCTGCACTGGGCGGTCACCGCCGATTCGGTGCTGGCGCTGCGACTCGTGGCCGCCGCGACGTGGTATTGGTGGCTGCGCGGGCTGCGCGCCGACGGTGCTGCCCTGGCGGCGAAGCTGCTGGACACCCTCGGCCCGCAACCCCCCGCCGACCTCGACGAGGAGTACGTGCTGTGCGTGGCGAAAGCCGCGGTCGCGCTCGGCTCGGCGCTGCCCGCCGCGCTGGATCGTGCCGAATCCGTCATGGCGGCCATCGAACGGCCCCTGCGGCAGCCGGCCACCATGGTCGTCTGGGCAGTGGTGGGCGGCCCGGCGCGCACCAGACGCACCGCGCACGAGGAGCAGATCCGCACCGATCCGTGGTCCCAGGCAGTGGCGCACCTGGGGCAGGGGTACCAGTGCCAGTTTCGCGGCGACCTGGCCGGTGCTGAGCGAGAGCTTACCGCCGGGCTGGCCGGCTTCCGGGCACTCGGCGATCGCTGGGGCATTGCCAACGTGCTCGACGCGCTCGCCCAGCTCGCCAACTGGCGCGGCGACTGGCCGACGTTCCACGCGTACATCAACGAAGCGATCGAGTTCACCGGCCAACTCGCCGCCGTGGAGGAGATGGCGGACCTGCTGTTCCGCCGCGCTGAAGGGCTGGTGCGCAGCGGGGACCTCACCGCCGGCCAGGCCGACTACGAGCGCGCGGCCGAGTTCGTACGCCGGGCGGGCGCACGCGACAAGCTGGCCACCGCGCATCACGGGTTCGGCGAGATCGCCCGGCTGCGGGGTGATCTGGCCGAGGCGCGCCGGCATTACCAGATCGCGCTGGACGAGTGCGGCACCGGCTGGTACGGCGACCGCATCGAGCGGGTCAAAATCCACCTCGGACTCGCTCGGATCGCCGAGGCCGTTGGCCGCACGGCCGAAGCGGAGCACCACCTACACGAGGCACTCGACAGCGCACTCACCCACTCGAACATTCCGGTTGTCGCGGAGGCGGTCGAGGTGGCGGCCGGCATCGCGCTGCTACACGGCGACGGTGGGCGAGCGGCGCTACTCCTAGGCGCCAGTGTCGCGCTCCGCGGAACAGATTCACCGCGGACGGCCGACTTCATCGGGCTCAGCGAGAGCGCCCGGAACCTGGTTGGCGTCCAGGCACACGCCGCGGCCTTCGCGCGAGGTAGCGCGCTGTCCCGTGACGCCGCGGTGTCGCTCGTCAGCCGACCGCCAGCGGACGCACCCAGTCTCCAAATCTGA